GATGGCACGAAGTTGAACCTAGTAGTCAAAAAGCCTGAAGGATTATATGAAGTTGCTTTGAAGTATTTCAAGAAATTAGGAATGACAGACACAGAGTCAGTGAATGCGGCAAATCGTCTTCTTAAAATATCTCAAGAAAAGTTCAATAAACTGTCATGGGACGATATTGATCGTTTGTGTAGAGACTGTTTATTAGACGAGAGTGGGCAAAGTCAACCTGCCCCTGAGAATGAGCCTGAGAATGACGACATCTACAGTTTGTGACCATGGCGCTGGTGGCTCTTTTAAGATAGacttttttttacctattGTGATAAATCTCCATGATCATTTGTTGTAGGGAAACTATTGCAAAATGCtgcttttttctattttagtcATTCAATGTTTATAGCAAATACAGTCACTgtgtaaattgtttttctttgtatgtgtACATATTACAATAGTAGGATCCAGATGTCACGGTAGACAAATTATAACTCTtctaaacatattaaaaacaatagcttagtaacaattttttgtattagaCCAAGTGATAATTTTTACTCTTTGAAAATCTCAATATAATCTTGTTTGATCTgctattaaacattttaaaaacctgATGAGAGTAATGTACTTACCATAGATAATATACCATATGTGTTTACTTAGGTGAAGATAATTGGAatataaagattaaaaaatctttatatctGATTAATACAGCCTGtatgtgcttttatttattaaattgaatattagtTTCCTGAAGCAAATACTGTAAAGTCAAATTCAATAAGGTTGGCCATAAAGTACATTGACACCTGCATACTATGTTTTCCCAATTTCAAAAACCACAGTTTCGGAATATATGAAATGTATCGCAAAATTGTGTAAACATGGTAACTTGGTATAGGGTGGGGGTCATATAAGTTCACAGTGgaaatcaacatttatttaaaaagaaaacaaatttcaaatatgtgcggctgtcaaaataaattgcaGCCTCTGTCATTGGTAAGTGGGAGCAATTAACTTTATGGCCATTCTACATGAACAGTACTTTAGGATAAAtgtgttgtaaaaaaattaagtgtgTCACATAgattaatcaatttttaatcCTTTATCTAAAATCTGTggatgtatttaatataagtaaatacctatgcattttttattcaataactgAGTGTATTTGATTGTCGaattaagcaaataaatagaGGAAAGAAAATGTCTATTTTAGCTTAAATCAATTTACCTTTAAAATGCTCATGAATTTGCAACTGATTAACTTGTCGTATGTAGGGGCTGAGAGCGTCAATAGTGGCGAATTTGCTATATTGTagatagcttgatgtgctgttcacTCATTGTACTGTATATATTGTCCtttttattcatgaaaaagtTACCATATTTTAAGCTATAGTAtgtttcaatgtcaaatattgtaaagtgtgatagatagtgacaaaacttaaaccaaaataataggtaactagctttttttatgaatactaGGATATACACGAGGAAAACAAGACTTGGAATAGCCATAATGTTATAGCAGTTCCAAAACTTGAggcaatttatttcattatacagTATAGGAACAATATTTCTCTGAACgcaataagtaaaaaaaaaacgagttTTTCTCGTCGAATTTATGCCAACAAGCTAGAA
This sequence is a window from Plodia interpunctella isolate USDA-ARS_2022_Savannah chromosome 6, ilPloInte3.2, whole genome shotgun sequence. Protein-coding genes within it:
- the LOC128670582 gene encoding ubiquitin-like protein 4A, translating into MKVTVKKLQGGECTIEALPTTSILDIKRQIFLHLKVPVEEQKLLLLGRTLADDQTVQGYPIKDGTKLNLVVKKPEGLYEVALKYFKKLGMTDTESVNAANRLLKISQEKFNKLSWDDIDRLCRDCLLDESGQSQPAPENEPENDDIYSL